GCCGTGGATGAGGCGCATTGCGTCAGCCAGTGGGGTCATGATTTCCGCCCCGATTACCTGCGTATCGGGGAGCTGCGCCGCACGCTGGGTGTGCCGCTTGCGGCCTTTACCGCCACCGCCGATTCCGAGACCCAAGACGAGATCATCGAAAAGCTCTTCGATGGGGCCGCGCCTGCGAAGTTTCTCCACGGTTTTGATCGTCCCAACATCCACCTCGCCTTCGCGGCCAAGGACGGGCCACGCCGCCAGATTCTCGACTTTGCCGCTGCCCGCAAAGGGCAATCCGGCATCGTCTATTGCGGCACCCGCGCCAAGACCGAAACCCTGTCGCAGGCTCTGGGCGAGGCGGGCCACACCGCCGCCTTCTATCACGGCGGCATGGACCCTGATCAGCGCCGCTATGTGGAGCACAGGTTCAGCACCGAGGACGGGCTGATCGTGGTTGCCACGGTCGCCTTCGGGATGGGTGTGGACAAGCCCGACATCCGCTGGGTTGCCCATGCGGACCTCCCCAAATCCATCGAGGCCTATTATCAGGAAATCGGCCGTTCGGGGCGTGATGGCGCGCCTGCCGAGACGCTCACGCTTTATGGCCCCGACGATATCCGTCTGCGCCGCAGCCAGATTGACGAAGGCCTCGCACCCGCCGAGCGGCGCAGCGCGGATCACGCGCGACTCAACGCGCTCTTGGGTCTGGCCGAGGCGCTAAAATGCCGCCGGGTGCAGCTTTTGGGCTATTTCGGGGAGGAGGCCACACCCTGCGGCAATTGTGACCTCTGCGATTCCCCGCCCGCCACGTTCGACGGGACCGAGGCGGTGCGCAAAGCCCTCTCGGCAATCCTGCGCACGGGCGAGTATTTCGGCGCGGGCCATCTCATCGACATCCTCACCGGCAATGCCACAGAAAAAGTCCGCGAGCGCGGCCATGATAGCCTGCCAACCTTTGGCGTGGGAAAAGACGTGGACAAACGCCGCTGGCAGGGGATTTTTCGCCAGATGCAAGGGCACGATTTGATCCGCCCCGACCCCGAGCGGCACGGCGCACTGCGCATGACCGACCCGGCGGTGCCGATCCTGAAGGGCGAGGCGGAAATCACCCTGCGCCAAGACACCCTCGGCACCAAAGAGCGCCGCCCGGCGCCCAAGGCGCTCGTCTCGGATGAGGACGCGCCGCTTTTGTCGGCGCTCAAGGCCAAGCGCCGGGCGTTTTCCGAGACGCAGCGCGTGCCCGCTTACGTCGTCTTCAACGACCGCACCCTGATTGAGATGGCCGAAACCCGGCCCCAGAGCCTTGATGACATGGCGCGCATTGGCGGCGTGGGCGCGAAGAAGCTGGAGCAATATGGCGCGGCCTTTCTGGAGGTGATCACTGGCGAGGCGGCGGCCATGCACCCGACGCGCCGCAAACTCGCCGGGCGCGAGGCAGGCACGCTCTATGATCGGCTGGTTGAGGTGCAGACAGCGCTCGCCAACGGGCCGGACGGGCATGACAAACCACTCAGCTGTTCGTCGTCCCAAATCACCAAGATCGCCCAAATGCGCCCGCGGGACGCCGCCGCCATGGCCCGCCTTCTGGACGAAAAACGCGCCGAGCGTTTCACCGCCGCCTTTCTGGAAGTTCTGGCCGAAGAGCGCTAGGTTACTTCTGACGTCACCAAGGAGACATGCACATGCTCGTCGTTGTATCGCCCGCCAAGAAACTTGACATGAGCGCCGTGGACGCGCCCACGCCCAGCGCGCCGCACTTCGCTGATGAAGCCAACGCACTTGCCGAAGTGGCGAAAGATCTCAGCGAGGCGGACCTGCAAAAGCTGATGAAAATCAGCGCACCTC
The nucleotide sequence above comes from Roseovarius carneus. Encoded proteins:
- the recQ gene encoding DNA helicase RecQ, producing MTGAHTHLRDIFGYDAFRPGQEEIVAAVASGQNVLAIMPTGGGKSLCFQLPALMREGVTLVISPLIALMRDQVRALKAAGVEAAALTSGNTEEETNEVWDALEEGRLKLLYIAPERLAAGSAVGMLRRIGVSLIAVDEAHCVSQWGHDFRPDYLRIGELRRTLGVPLAAFTATADSETQDEIIEKLFDGAAPAKFLHGFDRPNIHLAFAAKDGPRRQILDFAAARKGQSGIVYCGTRAKTETLSQALGEAGHTAAFYHGGMDPDQRRYVEHRFSTEDGLIVVATVAFGMGVDKPDIRWVAHADLPKSIEAYYQEIGRSGRDGAPAETLTLYGPDDIRLRRSQIDEGLAPAERRSADHARLNALLGLAEALKCRRVQLLGYFGEEATPCGNCDLCDSPPATFDGTEAVRKALSAILRTGEYFGAGHLIDILTGNATEKVRERGHDSLPTFGVGKDVDKRRWQGIFRQMQGHDLIRPDPERHGALRMTDPAVPILKGEAEITLRQDTLGTKERRPAPKALVSDEDAPLLSALKAKRRAFSETQRVPAYVVFNDRTLIEMAETRPQSLDDMARIGGVGAKKLEQYGAAFLEVITGEAAAMHPTRRKLAGREAGTLYDRLVEVQTALANGPDGHDKPLSCSSSQITKIAQMRPRDAAAMARLLDEKRAERFTAAFLEVLAEER